The Engystomops pustulosus chromosome 4, aEngPut4.maternal, whole genome shotgun sequence genome contains a region encoding:
- the LOC140125761 gene encoding beta-1,3-galactosyltransferase 2-like — translation MKVRICSGKLCILLLTVAMFLSEYLLKEKNTVQPLNKWLQELVKLQKKQPVNNLTYPAFQHPLAPPYPFPYTFLINQPDKCKNRKPFLVLMVFVKSHDEESRQTIRETWGNVSLYDVDVVRIFLVGLPQVTPDKNQLLLEEESRTFGDIIQQDFMDTYYNLTLKTLMGLEWVTKFCPSTSYVMKVDSDVFLNVDYLVHQLLHPDLPVRKNYFTGDIRTNTGPMRSITYKWYVPREIYPNDTYPPYCTGPGYVFSVDMAQKIYDVAQEIRVIPIEDAFMGICLYELHIPPTTPPGGLFNIVRLQYDLCKFRKVVIVTDYAGKVLRNVWEDFWANKTHMC, via the coding sequence ATGAAAGTCCGAATCTGCTCAGGAAAATTGTGCATCTTACTTCTCACGGTTGCCATGTTTTTGTCTGAATACCTacttaaagaaaaaaatacagtCCAACCTCTCAACAAGTGGCTTCAAGAACTTGTAAAATTACAGAAGAAACAACCTGTAAATAATTTGACTTACCCAGCTTTCCAGCACCCCCTGGCTCCCCCTTACCCATTTCCTTACACGTTCCTCATTAACCAACCAGACAAGTGTAAGAATCGGAAACCTTTTCTTGTTCTAATGGTTTTCGTAAAAAGCCACGATGAAGAGTCTAGACAAACCATTCGGGAGACATGGGGTAACGTTAGTCTATATGATGTGGATGTGGTTAGGATATTTCTGGTGGGTCTACCCCAGGTTACTCCTGATAAGAACCAATTGTTGTTGGAGGAAGAAAGTAGGACTTTTGGGGACATCATTCAACAAGACTTCATGGACACTTATTACAACTTGACCTTGAAAACCTTGATGGGACTGGAATGGGTGACCAAATTCTGTCCCTCTACTAGCTACGTCATGAAGGTAGACAGTGACGTGTTTCTAAATGTAGACTACTTGGTCCATCAACTTCTGCATCCAGACTTACCTGTACGTAAAAATTACTTCACTGGGGACATTAGGACCAACACAGGACCAATGAGAAGCATAACATATAAGTGGTATGTACCTAGGGAGATCTATCCAAATGACACCTACCCACCTTATTGCACTGGTCCTGGATATGTCTTCTCAGTGGATATGGCACAAAAAATCTATGATGTAGCGCAAGAAATTCGGGTCATCCCCATTGAAGATGCTTTTATGGGAATTTGTTTGTATGAGCTCCATATCCCACCGACAACCCCCCCAGGAGGTTTATTTAACATTGTCAGGCTTCAATATGACCTTTGCAAATTTAGAAAAGTTGTCATAGTGACCGATTATGCTGGAAAGGTGTTACGAAATGTATGGGAAGACTTTTGGGCTAACAAAACTCACATGTGTTAG
- the LOC140125760 gene encoding beta-1,3-galactosyltransferase 2-like, with product MKVRIFSGKLPTLLLMVAMFFSGYLLQYEITVQPLNKCLPEPVKIHKNQPVNNLTYPAFQHPLAPPYPFPYTFLVNQPDKCKNRKPFLVLMVFVKSNDEESRQTIRETWGNVSLYDVDVVRIFLVGLSQVTPKQNQLLLEEESRTFGDIIQQDFMDTYYNLTLKTLMGLEWVTKFCPSTSYVMKVDSDVFLNVDYLVHQLLHPDLPVRKNYFTGDIKGKTRPMRNRIYKWYVPREIYPNDTYPPYCTGPGYVFSVDMAQKIYDVAQEIQVIPMEDAFMGICLYNLQISPSKPPGGLFNIFKPKYDLCKFKKIVIAHHYAGKELRNVWKDFWANKTWKC from the coding sequence ATGAAAGTCCGAATCTTCTCAGGGAAATTGCCCACCTTACTTCTCATGGTTGCCATGTTTTTTTCTGGATACCTACTCCAATATGAAATCACAGTCCAACCTCTCAACAAGTGTCTTCCAGAACCTGTGAAAATACACAAGAACCAACCTGTAAATAATTTGACTTACCCAGCTTTCCAGCACCCCCTGGCCCCCCCTTACCCATTTCCTTACACGTTCCTCGTTAACCAACCAGACAAGTGTAAGAATCGGAAACCTTTTCTTGTTCTAATGGTTTTCGTAAAAAGCAACGATGAAGAGTCTAGACAAACCATTCGGGAGACATGGGGTAACGTTAGTCTTTATGATGTGGATGTGGTTAGGATATTTCTGGTGGGTCTATCCCAGGTTACTCCTAAACAGAACCAGTTGTTGTTGGAGGAAGAAAGTAGGACTTTTGGGGACATCATTCAACAAGACTTCATGGACACTTATTACAACTTGACCTTGAAAACCTTGATGGGACTGGAATGGGTGACCAAATTCTGTCCCTCTACTAGCTACGTCATGAAGGTAGACAGTGACGTGTTTCTAAATGTAGACTACTTGGTCCATCAACTTCTACATCCAGACTTACCTGTACGTAAAAATTACTTCACTGGAGACATAAAGGGCAAGACACGACCAATGAGAAACAGGATATATAAGTGGTATGTACCTAGGGAGATCTATCCGAATGACACCTACCCACCTTATTGCACTGGTCCTGGATATGTCTTCTCAGTGGATATGGCACAAAAAATCTATGATGTAGCGCAAGAAATTCAGGTCATCCCCATGGAAGATGCTTTTATGGGAATTTGTTTGTACAATCTCCAGATTTCACCTTCAAAACCCCCAGGAGGTTTATTTAACATCTTCAAGCCTAAATATGACctttgcaaatttaaaaaaattgtcataGCACACCATTATGCTGGAAAGGAGTTACGAAATGTATGGAAAGACTTTTGGGCTAACAAAACTTGGAAGTGCTAA